A region from the Candidatus Paceibacterota bacterium genome encodes:
- a CDS encoding DUF1648 domain-containing protein gives MKKIEIFILLIILLAFAAGFYLYPQMPEKMASHWNAKGDVDGYMPKAWALFLMPVLSTVLYLMFRLIPGIDPLKENIEKFREYFDWFVVLVICFLFYIYALTIFWSFGYRFDMGQVLSPALGILFYYAGILTANAKKNWFIGIRTPWTMSYENVWNKTNRLGGKMFKISGVICLFGIVFPAYAFWFVIVPVFFTTVYTIIYSYFAYKMEKR, from the coding sequence ATGAAAAAAATAGAGATATTTATTTTATTAATTATTTTGCTTGCGTTTGCCGCCGGGTTTTATTTATATCCGCAGATGCCGGAAAAGATGGCTTCGCATTGGAACGCGAAAGGGGATGTGGACGGATATATGCCGAAAGCCTGGGCATTGTTTTTAATGCCTGTTCTTTCAACAGTTCTTTATTTGATGTTTCGTTTAATTCCGGGCATTGACCCGCTTAAAGAAAATATTGAAAAATTTCGGGAATATTTTGACTGGTTTGTGGTTTTGGTTATTTGTTTTTTATTCTATATATATGCGCTAACAATTTTCTGGAGTTTCGGATATAGATTTGATATGGGGCAGGTTTTATCGCCGGCGTTGGGAATATTATTTTATTACGCTGGAATTCTAACAGCTAACGCGAAAAAAAATTGGTTTATTGGGATTAGAACGCCATGGACAATGAGCTATGAAAATGTTTGGAATAAAACAAATAGGCTTGGCGGAAAAATGTTTAAGATTTCCGGCGTGATTTGTTTATTCGGAATTGTTTTTCCGGCATATGCTTTTTGGTTTGTTATTGTTCCGGTTTTTTTTACGACGGTTTACACAATTATTTATTCATATTTTGCTTATAAAATGGAAAAACGTTAA